Genomic segment of Drosophila takahashii strain IR98-3 E-12201 chromosome X, DtakHiC1v2, whole genome shotgun sequence:
ACTGATGCACTTAACCGAGTGCCGTGGGCCAGATTCCATGTAAGATGTCCGTGTGCGCCCTAAGTCAGCCACAGCCGCAGAATCCCAAGAATCCCGCGAATACCACGAATCCCACAAATCCCAAGCAAAAGAACGGTACAACGAGATTACCAGCCCTGAcaaccggaaacggaagtgcTGGTATAAACCTAAACGGCAGGCCCAAGGGCTCCGTAACGCCACCCACTCCGCCGCCTTCTCCGCAGGTTCGGATCTACGAGGACTTTGACAGGATGAGCGCCAAGGAGGTCTACTACAACGAGGCGGGCAAGAAGGTGACCGTCAAGCTGCTCCACTTTCCCGACGTTCCGCCCGAGGAGATATCCAAGTTGAAGTTCGAGGATgacgatgaggaggaggaagatgatgagggggaggaggaagccgaggaggaggataaGGGCGATGAGGCCGACGAGGATAGCGATACGGGACGCCGACCCGCATCGGCGGACAGCGAGGAGTGTCAAAGGGAGAGACCCGTGGAGGCGGAGGCCACGGCCAGCTCCTCCAAGAAGATCTTCCGCCGCAAACTGTCCGGCAATAATATGCAGTCGCGCAAGTGCAGCCTGGCCTTCGCCCAGGCCCACGGAATCCGTCAGCGGGCCGAGAAGAAGCTATCGATGCCCACCATCAGCATCACGGCCAATTCGGGTGACCATGTGGCCCACAGTTTCGTGGGTCTGcgtttgggattgggattgggatcggGCAGCCGGAAGCTGTCGCAGCAGCACTCGCTGCCCGACTCATCGCCCTCGCCCACGCATTTGGGACCCCGGCGATCCCATTCGCCGCTGGGCCAGAGCCTCTGCCCCGGCTACATCCAGTACTCCAAGTCGCTGCTGGAGGTGCCCATGCCGCGGGACTACGGCTACGCCAGCAGCGACGACCTCAGCTCCGAGTGGGACTCGGATGTGTCCACCTCGGCGGGGGGCTCCGCggcgggatcgggatcgggatcgggctCCTCGTCGCAGGCCACAGCTGGCAAGAAGGTAGGATGGGTGATCCCATCAAGGGACCTAGTCTTAGGCTCCGAGCAGGGTTCTGTATAgttaatttattagttttagaaTTAACTATCtttttactaagaaaaatttaatttttaataatttttttgtattttaagttTCTCATAGAACCATAGAAAGTTAAATCTAGTATTTAGatcgttttttaaatttgcatatttattttgttagtcttggaataaactatttttttatttagaaaaatatatttttttataatctttttatattttcagtttCTTATAGAACCATACAAAGTTAAATCTAGTATTTAGATCGTTtctaaaatttgcatttgtaatttattagttttggaATTAACgatgtttttatttagaaaatctttttatttagaaaattttatttttttataatctttatatatttcaagtttcttataaatttaaatttataaaatttgcatatttaatttattagtttGGAATAAACGATTTTTCCATTtagaaaaattgaatttttaataatctttatatattttatgtttgttatAGAACCATAGAAAGTTAAATCTAGTATTTAGatcgtttttaaaatttgcatatttaatttattacttttggaattaactatttttccatttaggcattttaaatttttcataatctttttaaatttatatttgttataGAACCATAGAAAATGAAATCTAATATTtagatgtttttaaaatatgcaggcccttttaatatataaagtcTGTACTTAAAAGAGTGAATACTTAAAATGGCATTATTAgtatttgaattatatttatatttattccatATTAAAATGGTAGTTGAAAACCTTAGTTTTCCGCCTAGTTAACAAACTTGTAATAACTTTACTACCACAAAAAATGGATAAAGCAAGAACAATTAATTCCACGTGATTTTGTTAACTGATCAACTCAAACGTGTGTTTACATGTGGCTGAAACTAAAACGATGACAATTCAGCTGAAAAATCAGGGCATGAAAATGGGTCTTTAGTCAGCTGTCAGCTGTCTAAAGCAATTTGTTCCTCTGTTTTCATTACAATAAACAGAAATAAGAGATACAATGAATGGTAttacctttatttatttaagatttttaatcaATCCAATAGAATTCCCTGACTAAAAATTGTTCCCCCGATTCTTGCAGAGCTCCGGCTGGCGGAAGATCCGCAACATCGTCCAGTGGACGCCCTTCTTCCAGACGTACAAGAAGCAGCGCTATCCATGGGTCCAGCTGGCCGGACACCAGGGCAACTTCAAGGCGGGTCCCGAGCCGGGCACCGTGCTCAAGAAGCTGTGCCCCAAGGAGGAGGAGTGCTTCCAGATCCTCATGCAGGACCTCCTGCGGCCCTATGTGCCCGTCTACAAGGGCCAGGTGACCAGCGAGGATGGCGAACGTGAGTCGGGGATTGGGGATCTCTCTGTTTTGTATTCCCATCCTAATCCTGGTACTTCTTCCTTAGTTTACCTACAGCTCCAGGATCTGCTCAGTGACTATGTGCAGCCGTGCGTGATGGACTGCAAGGTAGGTGTTCGCACCTATTTAGAGGAGGAGCTGTCCAAGGCGAAGGAGAAGCCCAAGTTGCGCAAGGACATGTACGACAAGATGATACAGATCGATAGCCACGCCCCCACCGCCGAGGAGCACGCGGCGAAGGCGGTGACCAAGCCGAGATATATGGTCTGGCGGGAGACCATCTCCAGCACGGCCACGCTGGGTTTCCGCATCGAGGTGGgttcgattttacattatttaagatcaatttaaatttgatatgtgtccaggtaaatttgatctggtcgaaaagagtatttcatgtaaaaacgatatgggtctagcatgaaatttacatggctataccgattttacgggaacatgcttttttaatgtaatttaaatataataatataaaataaataatataaataaatataatatttataaataatcacCGTTTTCAGGGCATCAAGAAGAGCGATGGCACCAGTTCCAAAGATTTCAAAACGACCAAGTCGCGCGAACAAATCAAGTTGGCCTTTGTCGAGTTCCTCAGCGGTCATCCCCACATTCTGGTGAGTACTAAAGGAGCCTTTTAATGGTATTAACCTGGGAActttactgtttttttttctccttattAAACAGCCCCGGTACATCCAGCGTTTGCGGGCCATAAGGGCCACCCTGGCCGTTTCGGAGTTCTTCCAGACCCACGAGGTCATCGGGAGCTCCCTGCTCTTCGTCCACGACCAGACCCACGCCAGCATCTGGCTCATCGACTTCGCCAAGACGGTGGAGCTGCCGCCGCAGCTGCGGATCGATCACTACTCCGCCTGGAAGGTGGGCAACCACGAGGATGGCTATCTCATCGGGATCAACAATCTCATCGATATCTTTGTGGAGATGCAGGCGTCCATGGAGGCGGAGGCGTCAGTTTCTGGCGGGGATGGGGATCATGCGAAGGAGGAGCCGGGAGAAAGTAAACCCTGAAGTgaattcttcattttttttcaaggGGGTTTGGGGCTGGGCCCCAAGGCAAagacatttccatttcccgaATCGATTAATCCCCAATTCCTAGGCTAAgtaaccgttttttttttgttttttttttacagcaatttgcttacatttaaccccttaagtttaaaatcaaagactgAAACCACAATAAGCatacatatacacacatacatagaTACTTTTACTATATGATATACGCCTACGTATATAGGAAATATATAGCCTTAtatgtgctgctgctgtagtGTAATTTATTTAGCCAAAAAACTCACATTTGGCGCATCCCCGAGAGACCCGAATAGTTGGAGAACACCCGCAGGCAGTCGAAACTGTCGATCGTAGCGATTCGAAAAGTTACCCAGAACACCCAACACGCAACAAGAgcttaatttaagtttttaatgtaATGGTTATGCGACTACCTACTAAATACTACTAATTGTGCACTATTAAATTCAGTTAAACCAGACAATGTACTTGTTTCATTTCGTGCGTGTTTTATTTCCGCATTTTTAATACGGGTTAACTCtgtttcggcaaaaaaaaaaatattttagggtggaaaataaagattCGAATTTTAGACAAAAAGTACACTTTTTCttcactttttcagtcgtaatttggtCAAATCAAGCCGACAGCTAAG
This window contains:
- the IP3K2 gene encoding inositol-trisphosphate 3-kinase A isoform X3 — translated: MALFPSSSRPRTLMEQLLARKIEAAAAAGAAPSTVSATPSASGSATPSPTSPNPLPLPLPLPLTLGLGLGLGMGVVSRLRRTDSLDSTSSLGSLAFGEDVCRCDDCLLGIVDLYVISAAEAAKKKSSGWRKIRNIVQWTPFFQTYKKQRYPWVQLAGHQGNFKAGPEPGTVLKKLCPKEEECFQILMQDLLRPYVPVYKGQVTSEDGERESGIGDLSVLYSHPNPGTSSLVYLQLQDLLSDYVQPCVMDCKVGVRTYLEEELSKAKEKPKLRKDMYDKMIQIDSHAPTAEEHAAKAVTKPRYMVWRETISSTATLGFRIEGIKKSDGTSSKDFKTTKSREQIKLAFVEFLSGHPHILPRYIQRLRAIRATLAVSEFFQTHEVIGSSLLFVHDQTHASIWLIDFAKTVELPPQLRIDHYSAWKVGNHEDGYLIGINNLIDIFVEMQASMEAEASVSGGDGDHAKEEPGESKP
- the IP3K2 gene encoding inositol-trisphosphate 3-kinase A isoform X2; amino-acid sequence: MSVCALSQPQPQNPKNPANTTNPTNPKQKNGTTRLPALTTGNGSAGINLNGRPKGSVTPPTPPPSPQVRIYEDFDRMSAKEVYYNEAGKKVTVKLLHFPDVPPEEISKLKFEDDDEEEEDDEGEEEAEEEDKGDEADEDSDTGRRPASADSEECQRERPVEAEATASSSKKIFRRKLSGNNMQSRKCSLAFAQAHGIRQRAEKKLSMPTISITANSGDHVAHSFVGLRLGLGLGSGSRKLSQQHSLPDSSPSPTHLGPRRSHSPLGQSLCPGYIQYSKSLLEVPMPRDYGYASSDDLSSEWDSDVSTSAGGSAAGSGSGSGSSSQATAGKKSSGWRKIRNIVQWTPFFQTYKKQRYPWVQLAGHQGNFKAGPEPGTVLKKLCPKEEECFQILMQDLLRPYVPVYKGQVTSEDGELYLQLQDLLSDYVQPCVMDCKVGVRTYLEEELSKAKEKPKLRKDMYDKMIQIDSHAPTAEEHAAKAVTKPRYMVWRETISSTATLGFRIEGIKKSDGTSSKDFKTTKSREQIKLAFVEFLSGHPHILPRYIQRLRAIRATLAVSEFFQTHEVIGSSLLFVHDQTHASIWLIDFAKTVELPPQLRIDHYSAWKVGNHEDGYLIGINNLIDIFVEMQASMEAEASVSGGDGDHAKEEPGESKP
- the IP3K2 gene encoding inositol-trisphosphate 3-kinase B isoform X4, whose product is MALFPSSSRPRTLMEQLLARKIEAAAAAGAAPSTVSATPSASGSATPSPTSPNPLPLPLPLPLTLGLGLGLGMGVVSRLRRTDSLDSTSSLGSLAFGEDVCRCDDCLLGIVDLYVISAAEAAKKKSSGWRKIRNIVQWTPFFQTYKKQRYPWVQLAGHQGNFKAGPEPGTVLKKLCPKEEECFQILMQDLLRPYVPVYKGQVTSEDGELYLQLQDLLSDYVQPCVMDCKVGVRTYLEEELSKAKEKPKLRKDMYDKMIQIDSHAPTAEEHAAKAVTKPRYMVWRETISSTATLGFRIEGIKKSDGTSSKDFKTTKSREQIKLAFVEFLSGHPHILPRYIQRLRAIRATLAVSEFFQTHEVIGSSLLFVHDQTHASIWLIDFAKTVELPPQLRIDHYSAWKVGNHEDGYLIGINNLIDIFVEMQASMEAEASVSGGDGDHAKEEPGESKP